One window of the Parasphingopyxis algicola genome contains the following:
- a CDS encoding rubrerythrin family protein — MDLKGSQTEENLKAAFAGESQANRRYLYFAQKADIEGHNDVAAVFRSTAEGETGHAHGHLEFLEEVGDPATGEPIGTTEQNLGAAIAGETHEYTDMYPGMVKTAREEGFDEIADWFETLAKAEKSHAGKFQRTLDTLKAEA, encoded by the coding sequence ATGGATCTCAAAGGCAGCCAGACCGAAGAAAATCTCAAAGCCGCGTTTGCGGGCGAAAGCCAGGCCAATCGCCGCTATCTCTATTTCGCACAAAAGGCCGATATCGAAGGGCATAACGATGTCGCCGCGGTGTTCCGTTCGACCGCCGAGGGCGAGACCGGCCATGCGCACGGCCATCTCGAATTTCTCGAGGAAGTCGGCGATCCGGCGACCGGCGAGCCGATCGGCACGACCGAGCAGAATCTCGGCGCCGCCATCGCGGGCGAAACCCATGAATATACGGACATGTATCCGGGCATGGTGAAGACCGCCCGCGAAGAAGGGTTCGACGAAATCGCCGACTGGTTCGAAACGCTGGCCAAGGCCGAAAAGAGCCATGCCGGCAAGTTCCAGCGGACGCTCGATACGCTGAAGGCCGAAGCGTAA
- a CDS encoding heterodisulfide reductase-related iron-sulfur binding cluster, giving the protein MQEGSLEAPTRHPIAWQDDEFYDEELLDKELRRVFDICHGCRRCFNLCDSFPQLFDLIDESENEDVESLDSADFKPVVDACTLCDMCFMVKCPYVPPHEFDLDFPHLMLRARAIEHKKGETGFADRELAKTDRNGKIATAIPGIANWAMKESNGLTRGTLEKTLGIDKRAHLPRYESKPLAKTPAKAMPAVNIDAPSFGRKAAIYATCYANFNDQTPGRAALDVLAHNGVSCRIEHPHCCGMPLLENGDLKGVAKSAEPVAAHFEPLIDRGYDIVALTPSCALMLKFEWPLILPDDPVVQKLAENTRDLAQYVVELSKDKGLVEVPEMDSKIGMHFACHSRAQNMGPKALEMLRLIPGATPTIVERCSGHGGKWGIMAEHYDTAVKLARPTVRNLKKADPDYVVSECPLAGPHLREVMAMADGDAAPDRVGHPIEILAKAYGF; this is encoded by the coding sequence ATGCAGGAAGGCAGCCTGGAAGCGCCGACACGCCATCCGATCGCGTGGCAGGACGACGAATTTTACGACGAGGAACTGCTCGACAAGGAGCTGCGCCGGGTCTTCGACATCTGTCATGGCTGCCGCCGCTGCTTCAATCTGTGCGACAGCTTTCCCCAATTGTTCGACCTGATCGACGAGAGCGAGAATGAGGATGTCGAGAGCCTCGACAGCGCCGATTTCAAACCGGTCGTCGATGCCTGCACCCTGTGCGACATGTGCTTCATGGTGAAGTGCCCTTATGTGCCGCCGCACGAATTCGATCTCGATTTCCCGCACCTGATGCTCCGCGCCCGTGCGATCGAGCATAAGAAGGGCGAGACGGGTTTCGCCGACCGGGAGCTCGCCAAGACCGACCGCAACGGCAAGATCGCGACTGCGATCCCCGGCATCGCCAACTGGGCGATGAAGGAATCGAACGGGCTCACGCGCGGCACGCTGGAAAAGACGCTGGGCATCGACAAGCGCGCGCACCTGCCGCGCTATGAGTCGAAACCGCTGGCCAAGACGCCGGCAAAAGCGATGCCCGCAGTCAATATCGACGCACCCAGTTTCGGCCGGAAAGCGGCGATCTATGCGACCTGCTACGCCAATTTCAACGACCAGACGCCGGGCCGGGCCGCGCTCGACGTGCTCGCGCATAACGGCGTGTCATGCCGGATCGAACATCCGCATTGCTGCGGCATGCCGCTTCTAGAAAATGGCGATCTGAAGGGCGTCGCGAAAAGCGCCGAACCGGTGGCCGCGCATTTCGAGCCGCTGATCGATCGCGGCTACGATATCGTCGCGCTGACCCCGTCCTGCGCGCTGATGCTGAAATTCGAATGGCCGCTGATCCTGCCGGACGATCCGGTCGTCCAGAAACTCGCCGAGAATACGCGGGACCTCGCCCAATATGTCGTCGAGCTGTCGAAGGACAAAGGGCTGGTCGAGGTGCCGGAGATGGACAGCAAGATCGGCATGCACTTCGCCTGTCACAGTCGGGCGCAGAATATGGGGCCGAAAGCGCTCGAAATGCTGCGCCTGATCCCGGGCGCGACGCCGACGATCGTCGAGCGCTGCTCGGGCCATGGCGGCAAATGGGGCATCATGGCCGAGCATTACGACACCGCCGTCAAGCTGGCCCGGCCGACCGTTCGCAATCTGAAGAAAGCCGATCCCGATTATGTCGTCAGCGAATGCCCGCTCGCCGGTCCGCATCTGCGCGAGGTGATGGCAATGGCGGATGGCGATGCCGCGCCCGACCGGGTCGGCCACCCGATCGAGATACTGGCCAAGGCATATGGATTCTAG
- a CDS encoding DUF3501 family protein, which produces MPRNSREITAEDIMGLEDYEQIRAEKREENLLRKRFRRIAVGPHVTVYFESWDTMWLQVQEMLRIEKGGEEQLVDELQAYNPMIPDGDELTCTLMFEIEDPGRRDALLHQLGGVIDHIHLVIDSEKIGAMPEQDVDRESDSGKASSVLFLHFPFTAEQKAKFRDPANRLFFQIDHPAYGHAAIIGEEMRNELAKDFA; this is translated from the coding sequence ATGCCGCGCAACAGCCGCGAAATTACCGCCGAGGATATCATGGGCCTGGAGGATTATGAGCAGATCCGCGCGGAGAAACGCGAAGAGAATCTGCTCCGCAAACGTTTCCGCCGGATCGCGGTCGGGCCGCATGTCACCGTCTATTTCGAGAGCTGGGACACGATGTGGCTCCAGGTCCAGGAAATGCTGCGCATCGAAAAGGGCGGTGAGGAGCAGCTCGTCGACGAGCTCCAGGCCTATAATCCGATGATCCCCGATGGCGACGAGCTGACCTGCACCCTGATGTTCGAAATCGAGGATCCGGGGCGGCGCGATGCGCTGCTCCACCAGCTCGGCGGCGTGATCGATCATATCCATCTGGTGATCGACAGCGAGAAGATCGGCGCCATGCCCGAACAGGACGTCGATCGCGAAAGCGATAGCGGGAAGGCCTCGTCGGTACTGTTTCTCCATTTCCCGTTCACCGCGGAGCAGAAAGCCAAGTTCCGCGATCCCGCCAACCGGCTCTTCTTCCAGATCGACCATCCTGCCTATGGCCATGCGGCCATCATCGGCGAGGAAATGCGCAACGAGCTGGCCAAGGACTTCGCCTGA
- a CDS encoding sensor domain-containing phosphodiesterase, translated as MSDHEDTGGSDRYASLRDYEALQNPSGSRFDPILELVCGLIGVPRATIWLAETERHLFERATVEALGGPAPSEQLRSELVNAEPEGFEIHDFAKDPQSAALVQPGDAPEPSYYIGFALRSRDDRFVGVLSAMDTRPRAPLDQQRRAQLRSIADIVVDAIELRRLGVSGAISKLVGDTMSDALVLAGHDRRILLWNNAAERIFGWSAVEAVGKPVTEIIAEPDCPKFDDACRRLGAEGSRASFAQPIELNARNREGERIPVCVTLGQWEVAGLDNPSGVAALITDISDRKRIETDYAHTQSFLDVMLENLPSMLFVKDVETRRYVRVNTPAARAAGVEAEEMIGKTDTELFGADQARELRKRDDQVIASRKVHIYEGEMAGRGENQLVRTQRVTFAAPNGAHYLLGISDDITRHVRAEEKAAYLANHCQVTGLRNRKAFTRYLSARIENGADFAVMRCHIGGLQRIAALHGQTTADAVLKDGATRLEQALGPDPIIARLSENDLAIAVPESGPVSNLRRLGMLVHSAIAAPGSINSGTLSLSAKVGIARRPADGSGLSKLLRATELALASAITDPDEDVRFFEASMQAEAGHRRTLERDLPRAFARGEMSLSFQPLACLESGRIAGFEALARWTHPQYGSIDPEIFVALSERNGMVMELGRETLRRATKEAACWDPPLSIAVNVSPVQLHDDGFVESVEKCLAESGLAAERLELEITEGVLLGDSEKIIDVLNALKTLGVRISIDDFGTGYSSFAYFDMFAFDKVKLDKSFVQKMRNSKHAFAVVRAVVGLGADLDIPVVGEGVEADADLELLRELGCAQAQGYLIGKPSPIETFERVVLSRDVAAGEGAGPARRMA; from the coding sequence TTGTCCGATCACGAGGACACAGGTGGGAGTGATCGTTACGCGTCGCTGCGTGACTATGAAGCGCTCCAAAACCCTTCGGGAAGCCGATTCGATCCAATACTCGAGTTGGTCTGCGGCCTTATCGGCGTACCGCGAGCGACGATCTGGCTCGCCGAGACCGAGCGGCACCTATTCGAGCGCGCGACGGTCGAAGCCCTAGGCGGCCCCGCGCCGAGCGAACAGCTCCGCAGTGAACTGGTCAACGCCGAGCCGGAAGGCTTCGAAATCCACGACTTCGCCAAGGATCCTCAGTCCGCAGCGCTCGTGCAACCGGGCGATGCTCCAGAACCAAGCTATTATATCGGCTTTGCGCTGCGGTCGCGCGACGATCGGTTCGTCGGCGTGCTTTCGGCCATGGATACGCGCCCGCGAGCGCCGCTCGACCAGCAACGCCGCGCACAATTGCGGTCTATCGCCGATATCGTGGTCGATGCGATAGAGCTGCGCAGGCTGGGCGTTTCGGGCGCGATATCGAAACTCGTCGGCGATACGATGTCCGATGCGCTGGTGCTGGCGGGACACGATCGTAGAATCCTGCTCTGGAACAATGCCGCCGAACGGATATTCGGGTGGTCCGCCGTGGAGGCCGTCGGCAAGCCGGTCACCGAAATCATCGCGGAGCCCGATTGCCCCAAGTTCGACGATGCCTGTCGCCGGCTCGGTGCCGAAGGCAGCCGTGCAAGTTTCGCGCAGCCGATAGAGTTGAACGCACGTAACCGGGAAGGCGAACGCATTCCGGTGTGCGTCACGCTCGGCCAATGGGAGGTCGCGGGCCTCGACAATCCGTCGGGCGTTGCCGCGTTGATCACGGACATCTCGGATCGCAAGCGGATCGAAACGGACTATGCGCACACCCAGAGTTTTCTCGACGTGATGCTCGAGAACCTGCCCTCGATGCTGTTCGTCAAGGATGTGGAAACACGCCGCTATGTTCGGGTGAACACGCCGGCGGCACGGGCGGCAGGCGTCGAGGCCGAAGAGATGATCGGCAAGACCGACACCGAACTGTTCGGCGCCGATCAGGCCAGGGAACTGCGCAAGCGCGACGATCAGGTCATCGCCTCCCGAAAGGTCCATATCTATGAAGGCGAAATGGCCGGCCGCGGCGAAAATCAGCTGGTGCGGACGCAGCGCGTCACATTTGCCGCTCCGAACGGCGCACACTATCTGCTCGGCATCTCCGACGACATAACCCGTCATGTGCGAGCCGAGGAAAAGGCCGCCTACCTCGCCAACCATTGTCAGGTCACCGGATTACGAAACCGAAAGGCGTTTACCAGATACCTGTCCGCCCGGATCGAAAATGGCGCGGATTTTGCGGTCATGCGCTGCCATATCGGCGGGCTTCAAAGGATTGCTGCCTTGCATGGGCAAACCACCGCCGATGCCGTTTTGAAGGACGGCGCGACGCGCCTTGAGCAGGCACTCGGTCCGGATCCCATTATTGCCAGGCTCAGCGAAAACGACTTGGCGATCGCGGTTCCGGAATCCGGCCCGGTGTCCAACCTCAGACGGCTCGGCATGCTCGTTCATTCCGCAATAGCGGCCCCCGGCTCGATCAACAGCGGCACTCTCTCCCTGTCTGCGAAGGTCGGCATCGCCCGCCGGCCGGCCGATGGATCCGGTCTTTCGAAACTTTTGCGGGCCACCGAACTGGCTCTGGCATCGGCGATCACCGACCCCGATGAAGATGTCCGTTTCTTCGAAGCGTCCATGCAGGCCGAAGCGGGCCATCGCAGAACGCTGGAGCGCGATCTGCCTCGGGCCTTTGCACGCGGCGAGATGAGCCTGTCTTTCCAACCGCTCGCCTGCCTCGAAAGCGGCCGGATCGCGGGCTTCGAAGCGCTGGCCCGCTGGACCCATCCGCAATATGGGTCGATCGATCCCGAGATCTTCGTGGCGCTTTCGGAAAGGAACGGCATGGTAATGGAGTTGGGCCGGGAGACCCTCCGGCGCGCGACGAAAGAGGCCGCGTGCTGGGATCCGCCGCTGAGCATCGCAGTGAACGTCTCCCCGGTTCAGCTTCATGACGACGGTTTTGTCGAGAGCGTCGAGAAATGCCTTGCCGAGAGCGGGTTGGCCGCTGAGCGGCTCGAACTGGAAATCACCGAAGGCGTCCTGTTGGGCGACAGCGAAAAGATCATTGACGTTCTCAATGCGCTGAAGACGCTTGGCGTTCGGATTTCGATCGACGATTTCGGCACCGGCTATTCGTCATTCGCCTATTTCGACATGTTCGCGTTCGACAAGGTCAAGCTCGACAAATCCTTCGTTCAGAAGATGCGAAACAGCAAACATGCGTTCGCGGTGGTGCGCGCCGTGGTCGGCCTCGGCGCCGACCTCGATATCCCGGTGGTCGGCGAAGGTGTGGAAGCCGATGCCGATCTCGAGCTGCTGAGAGAGCTGGGATGTGCGCAGGCGCAGGGCTATCTGATCGGCAAGCCAAGCCCGATCGAAACGTTCGAGCGCGTCGTTTTGAGCCGCGACGTCGCTGCGGGCGAAGGGGCGGGACCGGCAAGGCGCATGGCCTAG
- a CDS encoding TauD/TfdA dioxygenase family protein: MRMMPINNAIEIEDIDLEDDEACRELGRTVAHECVALVRQGVSEERLYQIHALWGQPCRAIMHKYVGEKRLTGRHWRSLLANLGHISNAVDHISGKTGMSRVSFEKNEKGKPTGVFTNGELDWHSDQQAYHDSQRIVGLMSLWGSENSQTAFLCTAPAYAALNSEDRSMVDELVTVWDWDGGSMSQDLIPSQKEIVRYNMVPYPNMECALVDRTATGRTGIRFPSHCFSHFRGMSREESMQYRAHLWSLLDRPDHIYTHDWNDGEIVFMDQNITLHARPTNVQDGDSRTMSRMISYVDNLFPDHGPADHILYDGKKYDHETFAHMVDEQRRKEFYEQDRVHYPQSVPA, translated from the coding sequence ATGCGCATGATGCCGATCAACAATGCCATCGAGATCGAGGATATCGATCTGGAGGACGATGAGGCGTGCCGCGAACTGGGCCGGACCGTCGCCCATGAATGCGTCGCGCTGGTCCGGCAGGGAGTCTCGGAGGAACGGCTCTACCAGATCCACGCGCTTTGGGGGCAACCCTGCCGCGCCATCATGCACAAATATGTCGGCGAGAAACGGCTGACCGGGCGGCACTGGCGGAGCCTGCTCGCCAATCTCGGCCATATCTCGAATGCCGTCGACCATATCTCGGGCAAGACCGGAATGTCCCGGGTGAGCTTCGAGAAGAACGAGAAGGGCAAGCCGACCGGCGTCTTCACCAATGGCGAGCTCGACTGGCACAGCGATCAGCAGGCCTATCATGACAGCCAGCGTATCGTCGGCCTGATGAGCCTGTGGGGCAGCGAGAACAGCCAGACGGCATTCCTTTGCACGGCGCCCGCCTATGCAGCGCTCAACAGCGAAGACCGGTCCATGGTCGACGAGCTGGTGACGGTGTGGGACTGGGACGGCGGCTCGATGAGCCAGGACCTGATCCCGTCGCAAAAGGAGATCGTGCGCTACAACATGGTCCCCTATCCGAATATGGAATGCGCGCTTGTCGACCGGACGGCGACAGGCCGTACGGGCATCCGTTTCCCCAGCCACTGTTTCAGCCATTTCCGCGGCATGTCCCGCGAAGAAAGCATGCAATACCGCGCCCATCTCTGGTCGCTGCTCGACCGGCCCGACCATATCTACACCCACGACTGGAATGACGGCGAGATCGTCTTCATGGACCAGAATATCACGCTGCACGCGCGGCCGACCAATGTGCAGGACGGCGACAGCCGGACGATGAGCCGGATGATCTCCTATGTCGACAATCTGTTCCCGGATCACGGGCCCGCCGACCACATCCTTTATGACGGCAAGAAGTACGACCATGAGACTTTCGCGCATATGGTCGACGAGCAGCGCCGCAAGGAGTTCTACGAGCAGGACAGGGTGCACTATCCGCAGAGCGTGCCGGCCTGA
- the aceA gene encoding isocitrate lyase — protein sequence MATFEDLIPAAPGRFDGITRPYGPEKVEALRGSVKIEYTLAAKGANKLWELLHNEDYINALGALSGNQAMQMVRAGLQAIYLSGWQVAADNNTAGAMYPDQSLYPANAGPELARKINNTLQRADQIEHSEGGAERDWFAPIVADAEAGFGGPLNCFEIMKAYVNAGAAGVHYEDQLASEKKCGHLGGKVLIPTQAHIRNLDAARLAADVCGVPTIICARTDAESAKLMTSDIDERDHEFMTGERTPEGFFRLKDGTGVDHCIKRGLAFAEHADLLWWETSKPNLDDARRFAEAIKKEYPNKMLAYNCSPSFNWEANLDKDTIAKFQREIGAMGYKFQFVTLAGFHQLNYGMFELARGYKDRGMAAYSELQQAEFAAEDDGYTATRHQREVGTGYFDMVSNAITGGQSSTTALAESTEADQFVEAAE from the coding sequence ATGGCGACCTTCGAAGATCTGATCCCCGCCGCTCCCGGCCGTTTCGATGGCATCACCCGCCCCTATGGTCCTGAAAAGGTCGAGGCGCTGCGCGGTTCGGTGAAGATCGAGTATACGCTCGCGGCCAAGGGCGCGAACAAGCTCTGGGAACTGCTCCATAACGAGGATTACATCAACGCGCTGGGCGCGCTTTCGGGCAACCAGGCGATGCAGATGGTCCGCGCCGGCTTGCAGGCGATATACCTCTCCGGCTGGCAGGTCGCCGCCGACAACAACACCGCGGGTGCGATGTATCCCGATCAGTCGCTATACCCGGCCAATGCCGGGCCCGAGCTTGCGCGCAAGATCAACAACACGCTCCAGCGCGCCGACCAGATCGAGCATTCGGAAGGCGGAGCGGAGCGCGACTGGTTCGCGCCGATCGTCGCCGATGCCGAAGCCGGTTTCGGCGGCCCGCTCAACTGTTTCGAGATCATGAAGGCGTACGTCAACGCCGGCGCCGCGGGCGTTCATTATGAGGACCAGCTGGCGTCCGAAAAGAAATGCGGCCATCTGGGCGGCAAGGTTCTGATCCCGACCCAGGCGCATATCCGCAATCTCGACGCGGCCCGTCTCGCAGCGGATGTCTGCGGCGTGCCGACGATCATCTGCGCGCGGACCGATGCCGAGAGCGCGAAACTGATGACCTCGGATATCGACGAGCGCGATCATGAATTCATGACCGGCGAGCGGACGCCAGAAGGCTTTTTCCGCCTCAAGGACGGCACCGGCGTCGATCACTGCATCAAGCGCGGGCTGGCGTTCGCGGAGCATGCCGACCTCCTCTGGTGGGAAACGTCGAAGCCCAATCTCGACGACGCCCGCCGCTTCGCCGAGGCGATCAAGAAGGAGTATCCGAACAAGATGCTCGCCTATAACTGCTCGCCGAGCTTCAACTGGGAAGCGAATCTCGACAAGGACACGATCGCCAAGTTCCAGCGCGAGATCGGCGCGATGGGCTACAAGTTCCAGTTCGTCACCCTGGCCGGTTTCCACCAGCTCAACTACGGGATGTTCGAACTCGCCCGCGGCTACAAGGATCGCGGCATGGCAGCCTACAGCGAACTGCAGCAGGCCGAATTTGCGGCCGAGGACGACGGCTACACGGCGACGCGCCACCAGCGCGAAGTCGGCACCGGCTATTTCGACATGGTCTCCAACGCGATCACGGGCGGACAGAGCTCGACCACGGCCCTCGCCGAGTCGACCGAAGCCGACCAGTTCGTCGAGGCGGCCGAATAA
- a CDS encoding helix-turn-helix domain-containing protein, producing MADAKLFAGHRIKRLRRQAGLTQAAMAGTLDISPSYLNLIERNQRPLSATLLLRLAEHFDFDPRSLSDDEPGGGETGLRRRLADPLFADLDIDRNELQEWLAAAPGGAEAFARAFDRMSQGGGVADPQTRDPVIAVRREIERWKNHYADLDEQAEALADELRLGAGDLYGAIAERLRSKHQLTIRILPAEVMPDRLRRLDLHARQLQLSEMLDQASRTFQAGFQLAQIEAKAEIEALVSGAEFADQVPARFYHRHLAGYFAAGLMMPYRRFLRACEASGYDFELLQRRFGAGFEQVAHRLTTLQRVGERGLPFFMLRIDRAGTVSKRYAGASGSPLVEAATFCPLWHIHRAFDRPGEFARQLVELEDESRWLTISRTVHPVSRAPSGVRAEFAIGLGLAADHAAPLAEARGIDLRAGAAMPIGLGCRACTRADCPQRSAPPAGRALLITERERSLTPFAFAGD from the coding sequence ATGGCCGACGCCAAACTCTTTGCCGGACACCGGATCAAGCGGCTCAGGCGCCAGGCCGGGCTCACCCAGGCGGCAATGGCCGGGACCTTGGATATCAGCCCAAGCTATCTCAACCTTATCGAGCGCAACCAGCGTCCCCTGTCGGCGACCCTGCTGCTGCGCCTGGCCGAGCATTTCGATTTCGATCCGCGCAGCCTATCCGACGACGAGCCGGGCGGCGGCGAGACGGGCCTCAGGCGGCGGCTCGCCGACCCGCTGTTCGCCGATCTCGATATCGACCGCAACGAGCTGCAGGAATGGCTGGCTGCCGCGCCCGGCGGCGCCGAGGCCTTTGCCCGCGCCTTCGACCGGATGAGCCAGGGCGGGGGCGTGGCCGATCCCCAGACGCGCGATCCGGTCATCGCCGTCCGGCGCGAGATCGAGCGCTGGAAGAATCACTATGCCGATCTCGACGAACAGGCCGAGGCGCTGGCCGACGAACTCAGGCTCGGTGCCGGGGATCTCTATGGCGCGATCGCCGAGCGGCTCAGGAGCAAGCATCAGCTCACCATCCGTATCCTCCCGGCCGAGGTGATGCCCGACCGGCTCCGGCGGCTCGATCTCCATGCGCGGCAATTGCAGCTGTCCGAAATGCTCGACCAGGCCTCACGCACGTTCCAGGCGGGCTTCCAGCTGGCCCAGATCGAGGCCAAGGCGGAGATCGAGGCGCTGGTAAGCGGCGCGGAGTTCGCCGACCAGGTGCCCGCTCGTTTCTATCATCGCCATCTCGCCGGCTATTTTGCGGCCGGGCTGATGATGCCCTATCGCCGTTTCCTGCGCGCCTGCGAGGCGAGCGGCTATGATTTCGAACTGCTCCAGCGCCGCTTTGGAGCAGGTTTCGAGCAGGTTGCGCATCGGCTGACGACATTGCAGCGGGTCGGCGAGCGGGGCCTGCCTTTCTTCATGCTGCGGATCGACCGGGCGGGCACGGTGTCGAAACGCTATGCGGGGGCGAGCGGGTCGCCGCTCGTCGAGGCCGCGACCTTCTGTCCGCTCTGGCATATCCACCGCGCATTCGACCGGCCCGGCGAGTTCGCGCGGCAACTGGTGGAGCTGGAGGATGAGAGCCGCTGGCTGACCATCTCGCGCACCGTCCACCCGGTCAGCCGCGCGCCGAGCGGGGTGCGGGCCGAATTCGCGATTGGGCTGGGGCTCGCCGCGGACCATGCGGCGCCGCTCGCCGAAGCGCGCGGCATCGATCTGCGCGCCGGCGCGGCGATGCCGATCGGGCTCGGATGCCGTGCCTGCACGCGGGCCGACTGCCCGCAGCGCAGCGCGCCGCCCGCCGGACGCGCCCTCCTGATCACCGAGCGCGAGAGGTCCTTGACGCCCTTTGCCTTTGCGGGCGATTAA
- a CDS encoding mannose-1-phosphate guanylyltransferase/mannose-6-phosphate isomerase: MTKPPIIPVILTGGSGTRLWPLSRAARAKQFLPLTGETTMLERTMDRVSGEGFGPPLLVGGAAQAEILQALAGEAEMILEPEARNTAPAIALAALALPPETPMLVMPSDQVIADIAAFEAAIGGAAALAADGWLVTFGIAPTGPETGYGYIRQGEALDDRGFQVDRFIEKPDRETAQGFLDAGGYHWNGGIFLFTAGRYLEALGKHAPEILTAARAAFDAGRRDGMVHRPEAAGFAEAPSISIDYAVMEKAEKVAVVPVAMGWSDIGSWDALHDLMDKDIAGNSLRGDVLAIDTANSLIRSEGPKVATVGVEDLIVVATDDAVLILPRGESQRVKEAVEALKAGKDGGKLL; the protein is encoded by the coding sequence ATGACGAAGCCACCCATCATTCCCGTCATCCTGACCGGCGGCAGCGGCACGCGGCTCTGGCCGCTGTCGCGCGCCGCGCGCGCGAAACAGTTCCTGCCGCTGACCGGCGAAACGACGATGCTCGAACGGACGATGGACCGGGTGAGCGGTGAAGGATTCGGCCCGCCGCTGCTCGTCGGCGGGGCGGCGCAGGCGGAGATATTGCAGGCGTTGGCCGGCGAGGCGGAGATGATACTCGAACCCGAGGCGCGCAACACGGCACCGGCCATCGCGCTGGCCGCGCTTGCCTTGCCACCCGAGACGCCGATGCTCGTCATGCCCAGCGATCAGGTGATCGCCGATATCGCGGCGTTCGAAGCCGCGATCGGCGGGGCGGCGGCGCTGGCGGCCGATGGCTGGCTCGTGACCTTCGGGATCGCGCCGACGGGTCCGGAAACCGGTTATGGCTATATCCGTCAGGGCGAGGCCTTGGACGATAGGGGCTTTCAGGTCGATCGCTTCATCGAAAAGCCCGACCGGGAGACCGCGCAGGGCTTTCTGGATGCCGGCGGCTATCACTGGAATGGCGGGATTTTCCTCTTCACCGCGGGCCGCTATCTCGAAGCGCTGGGCAAACACGCGCCCGAAATCCTTACCGCCGCCCGCGCGGCCTTCGACGCGGGGCGGCGCGACGGCATGGTCCACCGGCCCGAAGCAGCTGGCTTCGCCGAAGCGCCCTCGATCTCGATCGATTATGCGGTCATGGAAAAGGCCGAGAAGGTCGCCGTCGTCCCCGTCGCGATGGGCTGGTCCGATATCGGCAGCTGGGATGCGCTCCATGACCTGATGGACAAGGATATTGCGGGAAATTCCCTACGCGGTGATGTGCTGGCCATCGATACGGCGAACAGCCTGATCCGGTCCGAGGGCCCGAAGGTCGCGACGGTCGGCGTCGAGGACCTGATCGTCGTCGCCACCGACGATGCGGTCCTGATCCTGCCGCGCGGCGAAAGCCAGCGGGTGAAGGAAGCCGTCGAGGCGCTGAAGGCCGGCAAGGATGGCGGCAAGCTGCTCTAG
- a CDS encoding fatty acid desaturase family protein codes for MSKTVSLSDAVTKDELRALVKTSDVKALGILLVNYAIIAGAFAVAILWPNPLTILLAIALLAGRQLGLAVMMHDCAHHAFFSSRRINEFVGHWLTGGPMNVSVHAYRAYHLKHHQHAGTEKDPDIPLVKNYPVSRDSLRRKFTRDFTGQTGIRDLIFKLRKLKLPKDLPWLVFHGALFAALWAVGAPWAYALWWGAELFVYPAITRLRNIGEHGVVKDRLSLEPRDNTNTTLASPIERLFVAPNFVNYHCEHHHFAAVPPYNLPRLHRLLRERGYFDRHDCVTRGYRNVIRRAVRADAVPAAA; via the coding sequence GTGTCGAAAACCGTAAGCCTGTCCGATGCCGTCACCAAGGACGAGCTGCGCGCACTTGTCAAAACCTCGGACGTGAAGGCGCTGGGGATATTGCTCGTCAATTATGCGATCATCGCGGGCGCATTCGCGGTCGCGATCCTGTGGCCCAATCCGCTGACGATCCTGCTCGCTATTGCGCTGCTCGCCGGGCGGCAGCTCGGCCTGGCCGTGATGATGCATGATTGTGCGCACCACGCCTTCTTCTCCAGCCGGCGGATCAACGAATTTGTCGGCCACTGGCTGACCGGCGGCCCGATGAACGTCTCGGTTCACGCCTATCGCGCCTATCATCTGAAGCATCACCAGCATGCGGGGACCGAGAAGGACCCGGACATCCCGCTCGTCAAAAACTATCCGGTGAGCCGGGACAGCCTGCGCCGCAAGTTCACGCGCGACTTTACCGGGCAGACGGGCATACGCGACCTGATCTTCAAACTGCGCAAGCTGAAACTGCCCAAGGACCTGCCTTGGCTCGTCTTCCATGGTGCGCTGTTCGCAGCGCTCTGGGCGGTCGGCGCGCCATGGGCCTACGCGCTGTGGTGGGGGGCGGAGCTGTTCGTCTATCCGGCGATAACCCGGCTCCGCAATATCGGCGAGCATGGCGTGGTGAAGGACCGGCTGAGCCTCGAACCGCGCGACAATACCAATACGACGCTCGCCAGTCCGATCGAGCGGCTGTTCGTCGCGCCCAATTTCGTCAACTATCATTGCGAGCATCATCATTTCGCGGCCGTGCCGCCCTATAACCTGCCCAGGCTTCACCGCCTGCTCCGCGAACGGGGCTATTTCGATCGGCATGATTGCGTGACGCGCGGTTATCGCAATGTCATCCGCCGCGCGGTGCGCGCCGATGCCGTGCCGGCTGCCGCCTGA